A section of the Kribbella sp. HUAS MG21 genome encodes:
- the cobF gene encoding precorrin-6A synthase (deacetylating), which translates to MREIVVIGVGAGDPEQVTMQAVAALNRVDVFFVLDKGEVKQELVDLRSEILRRYATSKEYRVVVGRDPERDRTSSAYVEAVDDWRRRRADVCAGMIADELGEDQVGAFLVWGDPSLYDSTLAILDDILARGELAFSVEVIPGISSVSTLAARHRVGLNQVGRPIQITTGRRLAREWPAGVDDVVVMLDAQTAFTEHLDQDADIYWGAYLGTPDEILISGPVREVAAEIEKARAEARDRKGWIMDTYLLRRHADRRD; encoded by the coding sequence ATGCGCGAGATTGTGGTGATCGGGGTCGGGGCCGGGGATCCGGAACAGGTGACGATGCAGGCCGTGGCGGCGCTGAACCGGGTCGACGTGTTCTTCGTGCTGGACAAGGGTGAGGTCAAGCAGGAGTTGGTGGACCTGCGGTCGGAGATCCTGCGGCGGTACGCAACGTCTAAGGAGTATCGGGTCGTCGTCGGGCGGGACCCGGAGCGCGACCGGACGAGTTCGGCGTACGTCGAGGCCGTCGACGACTGGCGGCGGCGCCGGGCCGACGTGTGCGCGGGGATGATCGCGGACGAACTGGGCGAGGACCAGGTCGGCGCCTTCCTGGTCTGGGGTGATCCGTCGCTGTACGACAGCACGCTGGCGATCCTGGACGACATCCTCGCGCGCGGTGAGCTGGCGTTCTCGGTCGAGGTGATTCCGGGCATCAGCAGCGTGTCGACGCTCGCCGCGCGGCACCGGGTCGGCCTGAACCAGGTCGGCCGGCCGATCCAGATCACCACCGGCCGGCGGCTGGCCCGCGAATGGCCTGCCGGGGTGGACGACGTGGTCGTGATGCTCGACGCGCAGACCGCGTTCACCGAGCACCTCGACCAGGACGCCGACATCTACTGGGGCGCGTACCTCGGCACGCCCGACGAGATCCTCATTTCAGGCCCGGTCCGGGAGGTGGCCGCGGAGATCGAGAAGGCCCGCGCCGAGGCCCGCGACCGGAAGGGCTGGATCATGGACACCTACCTGCTGCGCCGTCACGCGGACCGGCGGGACTGA
- a CDS encoding MarR family winged helix-turn-helix transcriptional regulator, with the protein MAEPLERTVPDITGYLTHASHVLETQLSAALAEVGLTLRMQCVLRHALEAERTQIQIAELAYMDKTTMVVTVDALEKAGYAERKPSATDRRARIIAVTEAGAKIAAEGQRIVDRVHADALAALAAPQRQPFVDAVTTLLEGPLATPVTAQPVRRSRQRSS; encoded by the coding sequence ATGGCTGAACCCCTGGAGCGCACCGTCCCCGACATCACCGGCTACCTGACGCACGCGAGCCACGTGCTGGAGACGCAGCTGTCCGCGGCCCTGGCGGAGGTCGGGCTGACACTGCGGATGCAGTGCGTACTGCGGCACGCGCTCGAGGCGGAGCGCACGCAGATCCAGATCGCCGAGCTGGCGTACATGGACAAGACCACGATGGTCGTCACCGTCGACGCCCTGGAGAAGGCCGGGTACGCCGAACGCAAGCCGTCCGCGACCGACCGCCGCGCGCGCATCATCGCCGTCACCGAGGCCGGCGCGAAGATCGCCGCCGAAGGCCAGCGGATCGTCGACCGCGTCCACGCCGACGCCCTCGCCGCGCTGGCCGCACCGCAGCGGCAGCCGTTTGTGGACGCCGTCACCACCCTGCTCGAGGGCCCGCTGGCCACCCCGGTCACCGCCCAGCCCGTCCGGCGTTCGCGGCAACGCTCCAGCTGA
- the frdA gene encoding fumarate reductase (quinol) flavoprotein subunit: protein MASYHDVVVIGGGGAGLRAAIAVAETNPALRVAVISKVYPMRSHTVSAEGGAAGVAGADDTLDEHAYDTVSGSDWLCDQDAVEAFVAEAPRELLRLEHWGCPWSRQPDGRIAVRAFGGMKKKRTWFAADRTGFHLLHTLFQTALSYSDIVRYDEWYVTKLLVDDGRAYGVVAIELATGRIETITANAVIVCTGGCGRVFPFTTNANIKTGDGMALAYRAGAALKDMEFVQYRPTGLPFTGILITEAARAEGGWLLNKDGYRYLQDYDLGTPTPEPVLRNMELGPRDRLSQAFVHEVEKGRTIDTPYGPVVNLDLRHLGAKLIDAKLPFVRELCSKYQNIDPVRELVPVRPVVHYMMGGIHTDLRGATSLEGLYAAGEVACVSINGANRLGSNSLPECLVFGNRAGRAAAVFAGRYHRGVPHSILALGRDEERRLAAEVGRRTDSHERIADIRTEMQATMENGAGIYRDGDSLTKAARQLEELQVRFRRAGLDDHSTDFNTELIAWLELGFMLDVAESIIACAIRREESRGAHQRTDFPARDDERFLAHSLVSRQPDGSGRVTYLPVTITRWPPGERVYGRG from the coding sequence ATGGCGAGCTATCACGACGTCGTGGTGATCGGAGGCGGCGGCGCTGGGTTGCGAGCTGCCATCGCGGTGGCCGAGACCAACCCGGCGCTGCGGGTCGCGGTGATCTCGAAGGTCTATCCGATGCGCAGCCACACGGTGTCCGCCGAGGGCGGTGCCGCGGGCGTCGCGGGGGCGGACGACACGTTGGACGAGCACGCGTACGACACCGTGTCGGGCAGCGACTGGCTGTGCGACCAGGACGCGGTCGAGGCCTTCGTCGCCGAGGCGCCGCGCGAACTCCTCCGGCTCGAGCACTGGGGGTGCCCGTGGAGCCGGCAGCCGGACGGGCGGATCGCCGTCCGCGCGTTCGGCGGCATGAAGAAGAAGCGCACCTGGTTCGCGGCCGACCGGACCGGGTTCCACCTGCTGCACACGCTCTTCCAGACCGCGCTCTCGTACTCCGACATCGTCCGGTACGACGAGTGGTACGTCACCAAGCTCCTCGTCGACGACGGCCGCGCGTACGGCGTGGTCGCGATCGAACTGGCCACCGGGCGGATCGAGACGATCACCGCGAACGCGGTCATCGTCTGCACCGGCGGGTGCGGACGCGTCTTCCCGTTCACCACGAACGCCAACATCAAGACCGGCGACGGGATGGCGCTCGCCTACCGGGCCGGCGCCGCTCTCAAGGACATGGAGTTCGTGCAGTACCGCCCGACCGGCCTGCCGTTCACGGGCATCCTCATCACTGAGGCCGCCCGGGCTGAGGGCGGGTGGCTGCTCAACAAGGACGGTTACCGCTACCTGCAGGACTACGACCTCGGTACGCCGACCCCGGAACCGGTGCTGCGCAACATGGAGCTCGGCCCGCGGGATCGGCTGTCGCAGGCGTTCGTGCACGAGGTGGAGAAGGGCCGGACCATCGACACGCCGTACGGTCCGGTGGTCAACCTGGACCTGCGGCACCTGGGCGCGAAGCTGATCGACGCCAAGCTGCCGTTCGTCCGCGAGCTGTGCTCGAAGTACCAGAACATCGACCCGGTGCGCGAGCTGGTCCCGGTACGGCCGGTCGTGCACTACATGATGGGCGGCATCCACACCGACCTCCGCGGCGCCACGTCGCTCGAAGGTCTGTACGCCGCCGGCGAGGTGGCCTGTGTCAGCATCAACGGCGCCAACCGGCTCGGCTCGAACTCGTTGCCGGAGTGCCTGGTCTTCGGCAACCGCGCGGGGCGGGCCGCGGCCGTGTTCGCGGGCCGCTACCACCGCGGAGTACCGCACTCGATTCTCGCGCTGGGGCGGGACGAGGAACGGCGGCTGGCCGCCGAGGTCGGCCGGCGCACCGACAGCCACGAGCGGATCGCGGACATCCGGACCGAGATGCAGGCCACGATGGAGAACGGCGCCGGCATCTACCGCGACGGGGACTCGCTCACCAAGGCGGCCCGGCAGTTGGAGGAGTTGCAGGTGCGGTTCCGGCGCGCCGGGCTCGACGACCACAGCACCGACTTCAACACCGAGCTGATCGCGTGGCTCGAGCTCGGGTTCATGCTGGACGTTGCCGAGAGCATCATCGCCTGCGCGATCCGCCGGGAGGAGTCGCGCGGCGCGCACCAGCGCACCGACTTCCCGGCCCGCGACGACGAGCGGTTCCTGGCGCACTCGCTGGTCAGTCGCCAGCCGGACGGGTCCGGCCGCGTCACGTACCTGCCGGTGACGATCACCCGCTGGCCGCCGGGAGAACGGGTGTACGGGAGGGGGTAG
- a CDS encoding precorrin-3B synthase, which translates to MAVHQAADGGLARVRLPGGRLTAAQLDVLRVAAAELGDGRLELTSRGNVQVRGLSPDGPRELSERLFSAGLLPSLAHERVRNILASPLSGLDGQSRYDVLPVALALDRALCARPGLAELPGRFLFALDDGRGDLADQQADVSVRAVDERTGLLCVGGRAVRVEWADVPDRMLAAAEAFLEVRDQEWRVAELARGGDQILDRLGLQPTEAAPAAATRVTAGRYGDALVVTVPLGSLTQEQAAALTQVAPEVRITPWRSVVVPAAADGLEAVGLITTPDSVWEGVTACTGHPGCAKALADVRTDATNLLTTTAKTQTRGTTEAGGATGTTEPARATGAAGVARVLGRGLRVHWSGCGRRCGKPGGVFVDVVAVSDGYLVDGERV; encoded by the coding sequence GTGGCTGTCCACCAGGCGGCTGACGGCGGGCTCGCCCGGGTACGGCTGCCCGGCGGGCGCCTGACCGCTGCCCAGCTCGACGTACTGCGGGTCGCTGCCGCAGAACTGGGTGACGGGCGGCTGGAGCTCACGTCGCGTGGCAACGTGCAGGTCCGCGGGTTGAGCCCGGACGGGCCGCGGGAGTTGTCGGAGCGGCTGTTCTCGGCTGGGTTGCTGCCGTCGTTGGCGCACGAGCGGGTGCGGAACATCCTGGCGTCGCCGCTGTCCGGTCTGGACGGGCAGTCGCGGTACGACGTACTGCCGGTGGCTCTGGCGCTTGACCGTGCGCTGTGTGCTCGGCCTGGATTGGCTGAGCTGCCTGGGCGGTTTCTGTTTGCGTTGGACGACGGTCGCGGCGATCTGGCTGATCAGCAGGCGGATGTGTCGGTGCGGGCCGTGGACGAGCGGACTGGCTTGCTGTGCGTTGGTGGCCGGGCCGTGCGGGTGGAGTGGGCCGACGTACCGGACCGGATGCTGGCTGCGGCTGAGGCGTTCCTGGAAGTACGGGACCAGGAGTGGCGGGTTGCCGAGCTCGCTCGGGGCGGGGACCAGATCCTCGATCGACTCGGCCTGCAGCCGACCGAGGCAGCACCCGCGGCCGCCACACGGGTTACGGCGGGCCGGTATGGCGATGCGCTGGTAGTCACGGTCCCACTGGGCAGCCTCACGCAAGAGCAGGCGGCCGCGCTGACACAGGTCGCTCCTGAGGTCCGCATCACGCCGTGGCGCTCCGTCGTCGTACCGGCTGCTGCTGATGGACTTGAAGCGGTTGGGCTGATCACAACACCGGACTCCGTCTGGGAAGGCGTCACAGCCTGCACCGGCCACCCCGGCTGCGCCAAGGCCCTGGCCGACGTCCGAACAGACGCCACGAACCTCCTGACCACCACCGCCAAGACACAGACCCGAGGCACGACCGAGGCGGGCGGAGCGACCGGGACCACCGAACCGGCCCGGGCCACCGGAGCCGCCGGGGTGGCGAGGGTGTTGGGGCGGGGGTTGCGGGTGCATTGGTCGGGGTGTGGGCGGCGGTGTGGGAAGCCGGGTGGGGTGTTTGTGGATGTGGTTGCGGTGAGTGATGGGTATCTGGTGGACGGGGAACGGGTGTGA
- a CDS encoding precorrin-8X methylmutase: MSYEYERDGAEIYRRSFATIRAEAALGGLPADVAQVAVRMIHACGMTDLVADLAWSPNVVKNARAALQDGAPVLCDAQMVAAGITRKRLPADNEVICTLQDPRTVELAEQLGTTRSAAAVELWLDRLAGSVVAIGNAPTTLFRLLEVIAAGGPRPAAVLGIPVGFIGAAESKEALAANELGLEYLVVRGRRGGSAITAAAVNAIASEAE, from the coding sequence GTGAGTTACGAGTACGAGCGGGACGGCGCGGAGATCTACCGGCGGTCGTTCGCGACGATCCGGGCCGAGGCGGCGCTCGGTGGGTTGCCGGCTGACGTGGCGCAGGTCGCCGTACGGATGATTCACGCGTGCGGGATGACCGACCTGGTCGCCGATCTCGCCTGGTCGCCGAACGTGGTGAAGAACGCCCGCGCCGCGCTGCAGGACGGCGCCCCGGTGCTGTGCGACGCGCAGATGGTCGCCGCCGGGATCACCCGGAAGCGCCTGCCGGCGGACAACGAGGTGATCTGCACGCTGCAGGATCCGCGGACGGTCGAGCTGGCGGAGCAGTTGGGGACAACTCGGAGCGCGGCCGCGGTCGAGCTCTGGCTGGACAGGCTGGCGGGTTCGGTTGTTGCTATTGGCAACGCTCCGACCACGTTGTTCAGGTTGCTGGAGGTGATCGCCGCGGGCGGTCCGCGGCCGGCGGCCGTGCTGGGCATTCCCGTCGGGTTCATCGGCGCCGCGGAGTCCAAGGAGGCGCTGGCGGCGAACGAGCTCGGCTTGGAGTACCTGGTGGTGAGAGGGCGGCGAGGTGGCAGTGCGATCACCG
- a CDS encoding MFS transporter: MTVLTTPTVAVRWLGVGAVTLGIFAIVTTEILPIGLLTPIGADFTLTPGRTGWLMTMPGLVAAVAAPVVTLATARLDRRLMLCLLMVLLAVAGFLAAAAPVFWLELVARFLVGLTIGGFWSIGAGLAGRLVPERWSARATAVIFSAVPLGSVLGVPVGTFVGELTGWRTSFAALGVLALLALVALRTTVAPLPPLQVTHAAVLRKALRSSRNALVVTCLIVTAHFATYTYVTPFLRDVVRPELIGLFLLVYGAAGVVGNVVAGLWVARGLHVTFSTCAALIAVATLLMPVLGRSTAGALLLLVVWGLGYGGVPVCSMTMFALAAPESREAATVWFTSSFQAVLSTGALLGGFVVDAWSVSVAMVAGGGCAVAAVGFLLWGRTHQVSGT; this comes from the coding sequence ATGACTGTTCTGACCACACCGACCGTTGCCGTCCGCTGGCTCGGGGTCGGCGCGGTGACGTTGGGGATCTTCGCGATCGTCACCACCGAGATCCTGCCGATCGGGCTGCTGACACCGATCGGCGCCGACTTCACGCTCACTCCGGGACGTACCGGCTGGCTGATGACGATGCCGGGACTGGTCGCTGCCGTCGCCGCGCCGGTCGTCACGCTCGCGACCGCTCGCCTGGACAGGCGGCTGATGCTGTGTCTCCTCATGGTGCTGCTGGCCGTGGCCGGGTTCCTCGCCGCGGCCGCGCCGGTGTTCTGGCTCGAGCTGGTCGCCAGGTTCCTCGTCGGGCTGACGATCGGCGGCTTCTGGTCGATCGGCGCCGGCCTCGCCGGGCGGCTCGTCCCGGAGCGGTGGTCGGCGCGGGCAACCGCTGTCATCTTCTCCGCAGTACCGCTCGGCTCGGTTCTCGGCGTACCGGTCGGCACCTTCGTCGGTGAGCTCACTGGGTGGCGTACGTCGTTCGCTGCGCTTGGTGTGCTCGCTCTGCTGGCGCTGGTGGCGTTGCGCACCACCGTCGCGCCACTGCCGCCGCTGCAGGTCACCCACGCCGCTGTACTGCGCAAGGCCCTGCGCAGTAGTCGGAACGCCCTCGTCGTCACCTGTTTGATCGTCACGGCTCACTTCGCGACCTACACCTACGTCACGCCGTTCCTGCGTGACGTCGTACGTCCTGAGCTCATTGGGTTGTTCCTGCTCGTGTACGGCGCCGCAGGTGTGGTCGGCAACGTCGTCGCCGGGTTGTGGGTCGCACGCGGCCTGCACGTCACGTTCAGCACCTGTGCCGCGCTGATCGCAGTTGCCACGCTGCTGATGCCTGTGCTGGGACGTAGTACGGCAGGGGCGCTGCTGCTGCTCGTGGTGTGGGGGCTCGGGTACGGCGGCGTACCGGTGTGCTCGATGACGATGTTCGCGTTGGCTGCGCCTGAGTCGCGGGAGGCGGCGACTGTGTGGTTCACCTCGTCGTTCCAGGCGGTGCTGTCGACCGGAGCGCTGCTCGGCGGGTTCGTGGTGGACGCGTGGTCGGTGTCGGTGGCGATGGTTGCCGGCGGTGGGTGCGCGGTGGCCGCGGTCGGGTTCCTGCTGTGGGGCAGAACACACCAGGTTTCGGGCACGTAG
- a CDS encoding succinate dehydrogenase/fumarate reductase iron-sulfur subunit — MADEITLEVARYRPGVDTEPVLQSYQVPLREHWAVLDGLTYVKDHLDGTLSFRWSCRMGICGSCGMTVNGEPQLSCATFLTDYAPGPIRVEPLRNFPVIRDLVVDIDDFMTKLPTVTPWIVRDVQSPVEEGEYLQTPEELDEYQQFSMCINCMLCYSACPVYSLEPEFIGPAAIALAQRYNLDSRDEGADERRAVLSSPEGIWACTFVGECSAVCPKGVDPAGAIQRYKLTAATRSIKDLLMPRSKR, encoded by the coding sequence ATGGCAGACGAGATCACCCTCGAGGTCGCACGCTACCGGCCGGGGGTCGACACCGAGCCGGTGCTGCAGTCGTACCAGGTTCCGCTCCGCGAGCACTGGGCGGTCCTCGACGGCCTCACCTACGTGAAGGACCACCTGGACGGCACGTTGTCGTTCCGGTGGTCGTGCCGGATGGGCATCTGCGGCAGTTGCGGGATGACGGTGAACGGCGAGCCGCAGCTGAGCTGCGCCACCTTCCTCACCGACTACGCCCCCGGTCCGATCCGGGTCGAGCCGTTGCGCAACTTCCCGGTGATCCGCGACCTCGTCGTCGACATCGACGACTTCATGACCAAGCTGCCGACGGTCACGCCGTGGATCGTCCGGGACGTGCAGAGTCCTGTCGAGGAAGGCGAGTACCTGCAGACGCCCGAGGAGCTCGACGAGTACCAGCAGTTCAGCATGTGCATCAACTGCATGCTGTGCTACTCGGCCTGCCCGGTCTACAGCCTCGAACCGGAGTTCATCGGCCCGGCGGCGATCGCACTGGCGCAGCGCTACAACCTCGACTCGCGCGACGAGGGCGCCGACGAGCGGCGCGCCGTACTGTCGTCGCCGGAAGGGATCTGGGCCTGCACCTTCGTCGGCGAGTGCAGCGCGGTGTGCCCGAAGGGTGTCGATCCGGCCGGGGCGATCCAGCGCTACAAGCTGACCGCGGCGACACGGTCGATCAAGGACCTGCTGATGCCGCGGAGCAAGCGGTGA
- the frdD gene encoding fumarate reductase subunit FrdD — MNRRSPEPFLWMLFSSGGMVAALMVPVLLFLFGLAFPLGLLTPPDHAEVLGLLRHPVTRLVLFGVCALALFHWAHRFRYTLYEGLQLKRYAVPIVALCYGGAVVGSVVAAWLLLTV; from the coding sequence ATGAACCGCCGCTCTCCGGAGCCTTTCCTCTGGATGCTGTTCAGCTCCGGCGGCATGGTGGCCGCGCTGATGGTGCCGGTGCTGCTGTTCCTGTTCGGGCTCGCGTTCCCGCTCGGACTGCTGACACCGCCCGACCACGCGGAGGTCCTCGGGTTGCTCCGGCATCCGGTCACTCGGCTGGTGCTTTTCGGGGTGTGCGCGCTGGCCCTGTTCCATTGGGCGCACCGGTTCCGCTACACGCTGTACGAGGGCCTGCAGCTCAAGCGGTACGCCGTACCGATCGTGGCACTGTGCTACGGCGGCGCCGTCGTCGGCTCCGTCGTCGCGGCCTGGCTGCTGCTGACGGTCTGA
- a CDS encoding fumarate reductase subunit C yields MSVYHRPVRLFWWLERRSYVLFVLRELSSVFVAWFVVFLLLLVKAISDGAASYQRFLDWSGQWWMVAINVVALAFVLLHVVTWFGLAPRAMVIKVRGTRVPPRQVVAAHYLAWLVLSAVVAWLVLR; encoded by the coding sequence GTGAGCGTCTACCACCGGCCGGTCCGGCTGTTCTGGTGGCTCGAGCGGCGTTCGTACGTGCTGTTCGTACTGCGTGAACTCAGCAGTGTGTTCGTCGCGTGGTTCGTGGTGTTCCTGCTGCTGCTGGTGAAGGCGATCAGCGACGGCGCGGCGTCGTACCAGCGCTTCCTCGACTGGAGCGGGCAGTGGTGGATGGTCGCGATCAACGTCGTCGCGCTGGCGTTCGTGCTGCTGCACGTGGTGACCTGGTTCGGCCTGGCGCCGCGGGCGATGGTGATCAAGGTCCGCGGGACGCGCGTGCCGCCGCGCCAGGTCGTTGCCGCGCACTACCTGGCCTGGCTGGTGCTGTCAGCGGTCGTCGCCTGGCTGGTGCTGCGATGA
- a CDS encoding MFS transporter — translation MSVDAVAAAGRVRGRTQALVVLCVMQLMIILDGTVVTVALPTIQQDLGFSEAGLAWVMNSYLIAFAGLLLLAGRLGDLIGSKKVFVAGLGLFTAASLLCGVATSAEALIAGRFLQGIGGALASAVILGMIVSLYPAPGEQARAMGVYSFTAASGASIGLIFGGVITQTVGWHWAFLINVPIGVVALAFAAKLLAHQPGQGLANGADVLGAVLVTAGLSLGVYTIVQTAEPHATLTRTLVQAAASLLLLAAFVVRQARIKQPLLALRIFRRRQLTVANVVVVLLFAAGFGFQFTTALYVQRVLGYDSLTTGLAFVPAPLMNALMSLSIAPRLTVRFGPRRMLVAGLITFLLSLLWISRAPVDGSYLVNVGPVLAVMGAGIGIAIPAAIMLAMSGAAAADAGVASGLNNTAQQAGAAVGTAVLATLAASTTAQRLTEGAGDLLALRDGYGAAWLAAAGFVLAAILLSVVLLSPAGPRDGAAGRCP, via the coding sequence GTGAGTGTGGATGCGGTGGCGGCGGCCGGGCGGGTCCGCGGGCGCACGCAGGCGCTGGTCGTGCTCTGCGTGATGCAACTGATGATCATCCTCGACGGCACCGTGGTGACCGTCGCGCTGCCGACGATCCAGCAGGATCTGGGCTTCTCGGAGGCCGGCCTGGCCTGGGTGATGAACTCGTACCTGATCGCGTTCGCCGGACTCCTGCTGCTGGCCGGCCGGCTCGGCGACCTGATCGGGAGCAAGAAGGTTTTCGTGGCAGGGCTGGGGCTGTTCACGGCCGCGTCGCTGCTGTGCGGTGTGGCGACGAGCGCCGAAGCGCTGATCGCAGGCCGCTTCCTGCAAGGTATCGGCGGGGCACTGGCCTCGGCCGTGATCCTCGGCATGATCGTGAGCCTCTACCCGGCTCCTGGTGAGCAAGCACGCGCAATGGGCGTCTACAGCTTCACGGCCGCCAGCGGTGCGTCGATCGGCCTCATCTTCGGCGGCGTGATCACCCAGACCGTCGGCTGGCACTGGGCGTTCCTGATCAACGTACCGATCGGCGTCGTCGCACTAGCCTTCGCAGCCAAGCTCCTGGCCCACCAGCCCGGACAGGGCCTCGCCAATGGCGCAGACGTACTCGGCGCAGTGCTGGTCACCGCAGGTCTCTCACTGGGCGTCTACACGATCGTCCAGACCGCAGAGCCGCACGCAACGCTGACCCGCACGCTGGTACAGGCTGCTGCGTCACTCCTGCTACTCGCAGCGTTCGTCGTACGGCAGGCACGCATCAAGCAGCCGCTACTTGCCCTGCGCATCTTCCGGCGCCGCCAGCTCACCGTAGCCAACGTGGTGGTCGTACTGCTCTTCGCTGCCGGCTTCGGCTTCCAGTTCACCACCGCCCTCTACGTGCAGCGCGTCCTGGGGTACGACTCGCTTACTACTGGCCTGGCCTTCGTCCCGGCGCCACTGATGAACGCACTGATGTCGCTGTCGATCGCCCCGCGGCTGACGGTCCGCTTCGGCCCGCGGCGGATGCTGGTCGCCGGCCTGATCACCTTCCTGCTCTCGCTGCTCTGGATCAGCAGGGCGCCGGTCGACGGCTCGTACCTCGTCAACGTCGGCCCCGTGCTCGCGGTGATGGGTGCCGGCATCGGTATCGCCATCCCGGCCGCGATCATGCTGGCGATGTCAGGAGCGGCCGCCGCGGACGCCGGAGTGGCCTCAGGCCTCAACAACACCGCACAACAAGCAGGTGCGGCCGTCGGTACTGCGGTACTCGCCACGCTAGCCGCATCCACGACCGCGCAGCGGCTCACCGAAGGCGCCGGTGACCTCCTGGCACTCCGCGACGGGTACGGCGCGGCGTGGCTGGCGGCCGCTGGTTTCGTCCTCGCCGCGATCCTGCTGTCGGTGGTTCTGCTCAGTCCCGCCGGTCCGCGTGACGGCGCAGCAGGTAGGTGTCCATGA
- the zwf gene encoding glucose-6-phosphate dehydrogenase, giving the protein MPDRTQTIAYPAPGSRPSRRDPEPLAPHVIVLFGATGDLAKRKLLPGLAYLQQSKFAPDVRIIGTATEDLSCDEFRDRARQAVETFGTHSMTDEQWAQFAERLEYVPVTAGPEALASAVKAAEELLGPDTRRLHYLSVPPKAAQAVIAMLRDADLVERARVVMEKPFGDDLTSAIELNDFVHETFDEAQIFRIDHFLGKEAALNILAFRFANGLFEPIWNRNFIDHVQIDIPESLGLDQRATFYEPTGAFKDMVVTHLMQVMSFVAMEPPTALEPRAISEEKNKVFRSMLPIHPGDVVRGQYSGYRTEDGVAPDSDTETFIALKVEIDNWRWAGVPFYLRTGKKMAEGQRIISIAFKEAPKTMFPAGSGVGSEGPDHLTFDLADSSRVSLSFYGKRPGPGMRLEKLSMQFSTQETESAGDVLEAYERLILDAMRGDHTLFTTAEGIESLWDRSAPLLEDPPPAKPYQPGTWGPNAIHQLIAPRAWRLPFEREWRQAKK; this is encoded by the coding sequence ATGCCAGACCGTACTCAGACCATTGCGTATCCGGCCCCGGGATCGCGGCCGTCGCGGCGGGATCCGGAGCCGCTGGCCCCGCACGTGATCGTGCTGTTCGGCGCCACCGGTGACCTCGCCAAGCGCAAGCTGCTGCCCGGTCTGGCGTACCTGCAGCAGTCCAAGTTCGCGCCGGACGTGCGGATCATCGGAACCGCGACCGAGGACCTGAGCTGCGACGAGTTCCGGGACCGCGCGCGGCAGGCGGTCGAGACGTTCGGCACCCACTCGATGACTGACGAGCAGTGGGCGCAGTTCGCCGAGCGGCTCGAGTACGTGCCGGTGACCGCCGGGCCGGAGGCGCTCGCGAGCGCGGTCAAGGCGGCCGAGGAACTGCTCGGCCCGGACACCCGGCGGCTGCACTACCTGTCGGTGCCCCCGAAGGCGGCCCAGGCGGTGATCGCGATGCTCCGCGACGCCGACCTGGTGGAGCGCGCCCGGGTGGTGATGGAGAAGCCGTTCGGCGACGACCTGACCAGCGCGATCGAACTGAACGACTTCGTCCACGAGACCTTCGACGAGGCGCAGATCTTCCGGATCGACCACTTCCTCGGCAAGGAAGCCGCGCTGAACATCCTCGCGTTCCGGTTCGCGAACGGGCTGTTCGAGCCGATCTGGAACCGGAACTTCATCGACCACGTGCAGATCGACATCCCGGAGTCGCTCGGCCTGGACCAGCGGGCCACGTTCTACGAGCCGACCGGCGCGTTCAAGGACATGGTCGTCACGCACCTGATGCAGGTGATGTCGTTCGTCGCGATGGAGCCGCCGACCGCCCTGGAGCCGCGGGCGATCTCGGAGGAGAAGAACAAGGTCTTCCGGTCGATGCTGCCGATCCACCCCGGCGACGTGGTCCGCGGGCAGTACTCCGGCTACCGCACCGAGGACGGCGTCGCGCCGGACTCCGACACCGAGACGTTCATCGCGCTGAAGGTCGAGATCGACAACTGGCGGTGGGCCGGCGTGCCGTTCTACCTGCGCACCGGCAAGAAGATGGCCGAGGGCCAACGGATCATCTCGATCGCCTTCAAGGAGGCGCCGAAGACGATGTTCCCGGCCGGCTCCGGCGTCGGTTCCGAGGGCCCGGACCACCTGACCTTCGACCTCGCCGACTCGTCCCGGGTGTCGCTGTCGTTCTACGGCAAGCGTCCCGGTCCGGGGATGCGGCTGGAGAAGCTGTCGATGCAGTTCTCCACCCAGGAGACCGAGAGCGCGGGCGACGTCCTGGAGGCGTACGAACGGCTGATCCTGGACGCGATGCGCGGCGACCACACGCTGTTCACGACCGCCGAGGGCATCGAGTCGCTCTGGGACCGCTCCGCCCCGCTCCTCGAGGACCCGCCGCCGGCCAAGCCGTACCAGCCCGGCACCTGGGGCCCGAACGCGATCCACCAGCTGATCGCGCCGCGCGCCTGGCGGCTGCCCTTCGAACGCGAATGGCGGCAGGCGAAGAAGTAG